The DNA segment GCTCCACCAAACCCGCGATTGTGATAGCGGGAATGCCCAAAAGGAAGGAAAAGCGGGCTGCATCAGCACGCTGCCAACCGTCGAACAGGGCCGCCGTGAGGGTGCTGCCGGAACGCGACACCCCAGGGAGCAAAGCAAGCGCTTGGGCCAGGCCCACCAAAAGGCCATCACGGCCTGAAACCACTTGAAGCTGCTTGCGTCGAGCACCGACCTGTTCGGCAAGGGCCAGAAAAAGTGCCATCAAAATAGATACAGTGGCAATTGAGGGAATGCTGCGCAGCGGTGACTGTTCGTAGCCCTGAGACCAGGCGAATTTGATCCCCAAACCGATGACCAAGATCGGCAGGGTGCCGACCACCATGGCGAACCCGAGACGCGCCTCAGGTTCACGCCACTGGCCGCAGCGAAAGGCACGGCTGACACCCCGCAGCACCTGGCTGAGATCAGTGCGGAAGTAGGCGATGACAGCAACGATGCTGCCCAGCTGAATGGCGGCTGTCACGGAAACACCCGGATCGCCCCAACCCAAGAGCTCGGGAACCACCTTCAAATGGGCGGTGCTGCTGATCGGCAGAAATTCAGTGAGTCCTTGGACCACCCCAAGCACCAGATCACGCCAGCAGGCCTCAACCAGGGTGAGGGATGCAGAGGGGTCCGCCATCAACGAGTGAGTGTCGCTTTGACGGTATCCCCGGCGGGCGATGCGGGCATGTCGGCCGCGTCACTTGGAGATGTCTTCTAAGGTTCCGTGACTTTCTTCACAAAGGACTTTTGATCGGCGGCACCTGGCAAACCTCAGCCCCCGCTCGGTCGTGGTCCTTTCCCGTGGCCCGCATCGCTGCAGCCATGGTGGTGCTGCCGGTGTTCCTGCAGGCGCCCTGGGTGCGCCTGAATCCGTTCTCAGCCACCTTGTTCACCGGGGTTCTGATTGCAGCCGGCCTGGTGATGCATCGGAGCCGCTCCCAGACCGCATCCGACCTGGGTTCCCTGCTCGTGGGTTTCAGCGGCAGCTGGCTCGCGGGGTGCATTTTCTGGGGTTGGCTGCGAGCCCACCCCGTTCTGCACCTGCCAGTGGAAGCCTTTGCTCTGCCTGTGGCCTTGGGTGGTCTGCAGGGACGCTGGCGCCTGGCAGCAACGTTTTATTTGTCGTCCCTGGTGGGAACAGCTTGCACCGATCTGGCCATGGCGGCCACCGGTGTAATGCAGTTCTGGCCCGCAGTGGTGACGGCCTCCCTCGATCAAGCGCCACTGCTGCTGCATCAAGCAGGGACGCATCTGCTCCAGCCCCTTCCTCTAATCACCCTGGTGATCTCAGCAGTCCTTGTGCTGTCGGCTGGGCGGCGCCTTAACAGAAACAACAGCGGTTTCACCGGTGATGCTGGATCCATGGCCGCTGCCGTCTTAATCACAACTCTTTGGGTGGATGGCTTGTTCCTTCTCACAGCCTTACTGCAGCCGGGACTCAGTGGCCTGATCGAGTGAAACGAACTGCAAAAGCTGCCCCGATTCAGGGGCTTCAAGAGCGCAACGACTTGTAGTCTTCCGGAGCCGGCACTGCCGGTCGACCCGTTCCGACCCACCTGATCGAGAGTTGAGATGAAGCGGCTTCTGAGCTGGCTGACCGGCGCCCTAGTGATGGCAAGTCTGATGGCAGGCCTTGTGCTTCCCAGCAGCGTCCACGCCGAAGACGACCTTCGCGACAAGTATTCCGGCAACGTGATCCGCAACGTTGTTGACGACAAAATCGCTGAACGTGAAGGGAAGGTTGACCTGAACAATTCCTCCGTGCGGCGTTTCCAGCAGTTCCCCGGGATGTACCCGACCATGGCTGGAAAGATCGTTCTTGGTGGCCCCTACGACAGCGTTGATGACGTGCTGTCGCTTGATCTGACAGAGCGTCAGCAGGAACTGTTCGCGAAGTACCGCGACAACTTCACCGTCACCCCTCCCTCCATCGCTCTCAACGAAGGCGATGACCGCATCAATGACGGTCAATACCGTTAAGCCCTAAGCCCGTCACAATGTTGTGACTGCCTGAACCGCCGGACCACCGGCGGTTTTTTTGTCCCTGTGATGGCCCAGCCCCGCTGCTCTGACCCCATCCCCTCAGGTCCTTGGGACGTGGTGGTGATCGGTGCCGGGGCCGCTGGCTTGATGACCTGCCTTGATCTGCCTGCGGAGCTCAAGGTATTGCTGCTCAACCGCAACACAGGGCGACGTTCCTCCAGCCGCTGGGCCCAGGGGGGCATCGCCGCGGTGACCCGCAAGGAGGACAGCGCAGAAAGCCATGCGGAGGACACCGAATTGGCTGGAGCAGGCCTTTGCGATGGTGATGCAGTGCGGCTGTTGGTGCAGGAGGCGCCGCATTGCGTGGAGCGCCTGGGGCAGCTGGGGATGGCCTTCGACCGGGATCAGGACGGTCTGGCCACCACCCTGGAAGCAGCCCACAGTCACAGACGCGTGCTGCATGTGCAGGACCGCACGGGGCGAGCCCTGGTGGATGTGCTGAGGGATCGTGTAGAGCAACGGCCGGGGTTGCTGCATCGCCGCGGCGTTCGCGTGACGCAGCTGCTGGTGCGCGATGGGCGCTGTTGCGGCGTGCAGGTGCTGGATGGGGCGCATCTTCACGGGATCGAAGCCCGCGCCGTGGTGCTGGCCAGCGGCGGCGGGGGCCATCTGTTTGCCAATACCACCAATCCAGCCCAGGCCTGCGGCGAAGGCAT comes from the Synechococcus sp. A15-62 genome and includes:
- a CDS encoding undecaprenyl-diphosphate phosphatase, with product MADPSASLTLVEACWRDLVLGVVQGLTEFLPISSTAHLKVVPELLGWGDPGVSVTAAIQLGSIVAVIAYFRTDLSQVLRGVSRAFRCGQWREPEARLGFAMVVGTLPILVIGLGIKFAWSQGYEQSPLRSIPSIATVSILMALFLALAEQVGARRKQLQVVSGRDGLLVGLAQALALLPGVSRSGSTLTAALFDGWQRADAARFSFLLGIPAITIAGLVELKDALSASPGNGPLPLLVGIGSAAVVSWLAIDWLLKFLQRNSTWLFVAYRLVFGLLLLVWWGVYGAH
- a CDS encoding DUF3120 domain-containing protein; amino-acid sequence: MIGGTWQTSAPARSWSFPVARIAAAMVVLPVFLQAPWVRLNPFSATLFTGVLIAAGLVMHRSRSQTASDLGSLLVGFSGSWLAGCIFWGWLRAHPVLHLPVEAFALPVALGGLQGRWRLAATFYLSSLVGTACTDLAMAATGVMQFWPAVVTASLDQAPLLLHQAGTHLLQPLPLITLVISAVLVLSAGRRLNRNNSGFTGDAGSMAAAVLITTLWVDGLFLLTALLQPGLSGLIE
- the psbU gene encoding photosystem II complex extrinsic protein PsbU: MKRLLSWLTGALVMASLMAGLVLPSSVHAEDDLRDKYSGNVIRNVVDDKIAEREGKVDLNNSSVRRFQQFPGMYPTMAGKIVLGGPYDSVDDVLSLDLTERQQELFAKYRDNFTVTPPSIALNEGDDRINDGQYR